CAGTACTTCTATTTGCTGCTTGTGCTGATGTGGTTGTTGATGTCTTTAATTAGAAATTCTAAAGTAACAAAATAGTATGTAATTGCTTATCAATTATTATTGTGCAGCACTTGATCATTTTAATTGTATCTATTATACAATTTCTTTGACACATGATCATCAATTGAACTTGGAGCAAACCTTTCTAATCTCACCATATGAACCAGTCTTAACTTCAATGCTACTCATTTTAACCATAGCTTTtggaaaatcaaaattaaacctAAGCCCAAATAATCCTCTCACATTTCCACTAAACTTTTGAACAACATCGCCAGTTTCAGCATCATCCCAAAGTCTTTGATCAGACTCTAAAACTCCATTTCCATCTCTTACGTTCTTAAAAAAACTCGCATCGAACTTAAGTTGGCTGTTGCTGTCTAATGCCACCCTTTTTGATCCATCGCCATCTTTCGGGCAAACGACTTGTAGTTGTGATAGGAATTCGTGATTAATTGTTGGGTCTGCATTGCCTGTGGTTGTGAAATTGTATAGACGGTATCTGAAGAATAAGCAGTCTGTTTGACCTATGGTATGTGCCCCTGCCACACAAATTTAACTTTTAGGTTATATAATTAAGGGAACGTATAAGCCCCTCGTgatataattatcttaaataaACCCTTACATTTTATCCCTAATATTCATGTCAGAAGTCTCGAGTTCTATGCAGCATAGTTTTAAACTTGATAATGGGTGTTTTGTTGCTTATGATAATCCTGGTTTGTACTTGTTCATGGATCAGAATCAGACTAAGCCAATCAGACtcgactttttttaatttaaaaattaaatttgatccGATCTCGATTCAAGTCTAATATTTATTGCACAGATCCAATTTATATAGTAGAATCATACGGAtctttattagatttttttgaatatgcataaaaacttaaccaaaaatagaAGTATAGAACTGCTTGTAAAAAGGCGGATCTAAACCGATCTCGGGTTTATGCCGGGATTGACGAGAAAAAAGAGTATCCAAATCCGGTCCAAATAGCCCGGGCTTGGACAGGCTGTTTAGGTACTCagccaaataatcagttttaaATCCTACCTGCTCGAATCTGAATTATCCGACATCAATATAGCAATCGAATGTTGGGCTATTAAACTAAGGCCATGTTTGATTCATGGAATATAataagggctttttatataaaatacaggatttgggctagactttacttttatacggcccaatccatatttttacttttcacaccatcaattttatagtttttgaaAGGAGGagttattccacaaaatcatggaatagcaattccaTGGAGTTACTATTCCATAAACCAAAATAAGGAATAACTATTCAATACgaaatagctattctattcTGAACTTATTCCATGAACCATACATGGTctaaaatgaataattattatGTAACAGAAATGAAAAAACGAGAGAATAAATACCAACTAAGGTGACGAGATCATGAGCATCGAGGCCTTTAGCTGCAAACTTTTGCTTCTGAATGGCAACCGAATCAAAAAAAGAAGGCAAATTCGAAGCCTGAGATGATAAAGAAACTCTACCATCTCTTCTCCCAGTTGGGACTGTCCAGCTTGGCCCATCACTCTGAAATAtaattccatttattttgaggcataattatctaaaatatttttttttttttacttttaaaatttatattctaaACTTTCagattgtcaattttaccctatttcttaatttttagtatcaattatattcattttttgaaatttgaaaaattcttatataaaaaaagttctaCTATATCCTTCATATttgagttttaaaaatattaattgtttatttaaacTACGTGTTAAATATGAATGACATTAAAATTTTTTTGAGTTAAAAACTCTAATTAAGAAAAATGGATACAACTGTATTTGAGAATTAAGAAATGGAacaaaattgacgattttgaaTTTATgagatataaatgaaaaaactcgAGAAGTGGGGTATTTGTGGATGATTAGGCTTTTATTTAAtccttaattaaataaaagagaacttttattaaaaaaaacatattgattaagaattaattacCAAGTCTACAGAATCACGAGCAGCTAAAGCAAGTATGTCAGCACATGAGACTACACCAGGGCATGTTGCCTCTAATTGTGATTTGGCTTGATCAATTACTTCAAATCCTCTTAATCCTGTATTTGGTAATGCATTTCTCTCAGCAGATGCTCCTGTAATCAACACTGATCCGTCACAACCCTGTCAAATAATTTTAGAGTTAGTGATAAGCAGCAGCAGCGGAATcagaaaattaagaaaattgaaaaaaaaaaatcggcaatccaaaagaatataaaaagaaagattaagtaattttatacatttataGATTTGATAGTTTTAACatatataatcttttaaaagATTAACTGTttgatcaatttattttttgaactaTATTCAAAATATGTGTCTGGTGTAATGTA
This region of Mercurialis annua linkage group LG1-X, ddMerAnnu1.2, whole genome shotgun sequence genomic DNA includes:
- the LOC126666174 gene encoding peroxidase 25: MGSLWLVVLVNLAMVLCVKSQLKNGFYSSSCPKAESIVRSTVQSYFQKDPTIAAALLRLHFHDCFVQGCDGSVLITGASAERNALPNTGLRGFEVIDQAKSQLEATCPGVVSCADILALAARDSVDLSDGPSWTVPTGRRDGRVSLSSQASNLPSFFDSVAIQKQKFAAKGLDAHDLVTLVGAHTIGQTDCLFFRYRLYNFTTTGNADPTINHEFLSQLQVVCPKDGDGSKRVALDSNSQLKFDASFFKNVRDGNGVLESDQRLWDDAETGDVVQKFSGNVRGLFGLRFNFDFPKAMVKMSSIEVKTGSYGEIRKVCSKFN